Proteins co-encoded in one Desulfitobacterium hafniense DCB-2 genomic window:
- a CDS encoding type II toxin-antitoxin system RatA family toxin yields the protein MSRIQAKDSYDYPYPPQMIYPLLADIPGYRSWWPGEFRVRILEKSRDHLHAKIEVWASGGWFRCETISLSFPNRVDIRYYQGVVIGESWWDLEELENGGTKVSYSIALEPHGRVMGFVAKMINISTLHSFQFQRVLKRLHRHLDSLYLKEPK from the coding sequence ATGAGCAGGATTCAAGCCAAGGATTCTTATGATTATCCTTATCCGCCCCAGATGATTTATCCGTTACTTGCGGATATTCCTGGCTATAGAAGCTGGTGGCCAGGAGAATTCCGAGTGCGGATTCTGGAAAAGTCCAGAGACCATCTTCATGCCAAGATTGAAGTATGGGCTTCAGGAGGATGGTTCCGGTGTGAGACAATATCCTTAAGCTTTCCGAACCGGGTAGATATCCGCTACTATCAGGGTGTCGTCATTGGCGAGAGCTGGTGGGACCTTGAGGAGCTGGAAAATGGCGGCACAAAGGTCAGCTATTCCATCGCCTTAGAACCTCATGGCAGGGTAATGGGGTTCGTGGCGAAAATGATCAATATTTCAACCCTGCATTCCTTTCAATTTCAAAGGGTGTTGAAGCGCTTGCATCGCCATCTGGATTCTCTGTACCTAAAGGAACCTAAGTAA
- a CDS encoding M3 family oligoendopeptidase translates to MKFKDFPYSRPDLEKLKGEFKTLLEQFKGAESFHEQDRLLMAINSLRGKFDSMSQIASIRQTIDTNDTYYEREQEFFDENLPIYQGLISEFYQVLLDSSFRRELEQKWGKQLFRIAELTLKTFKPEIIEDLQAENKLSTEYTKLIASAKIYFAGEERNLSGLGPFLQSTDPVLRKRAHEAKYAFFAEHEETLDTIYDQLVKVRTRIARKLGYPNYVGLGYARMLRSDYDAQMVADFRKQVQEDIVPLTSRLRERQRQRLGLENLYYYDEKTSFNSGNPQPHGEPDWIIKQGRKMYGELSAETEEFFDYMVSHELMDLVTKKGKAGGGYCTYISEHQAPFIFSNFNGTSGDVDVLTHEAGHAFQVYSSRHHTLPEYQWPTYESCEIHSMSMEFFAWPWMELFFAEEADKYRFQHLSEALLFIPYGVSVDEFQHFVYENPDATPAQRKAAWREIERKFLPHRNYEGNQYLENGGYWHQQGHIFGNPFYYIDYTLAQICAFQFWKKSRMNAQEAWQDYLRLCQVGGSLSFLDLVELGQLVSPFQAGCLKSVAETINQWLEQVDDRKF, encoded by the coding sequence ATGAAATTCAAAGATTTTCCTTATTCACGTCCTGATCTGGAAAAACTCAAAGGAGAGTTTAAGACTCTCCTTGAGCAGTTTAAAGGGGCAGAAAGTTTTCATGAGCAGGATCGTCTGCTCATGGCTATCAATAGCTTGCGGGGAAAATTTGACTCTATGTCCCAAATTGCCTCAATACGCCAAACTATTGATACTAACGATACCTATTATGAGCGGGAACAAGAATTTTTTGATGAGAATTTGCCCATCTACCAGGGATTGATTTCAGAGTTTTATCAGGTGTTGCTGGATTCCTCATTTCGCCGGGAATTAGAACAAAAATGGGGCAAGCAGCTTTTCCGTATCGCGGAATTAACCCTGAAGACTTTTAAACCGGAGATTATTGAGGACTTACAGGCGGAGAATAAATTGTCCACCGAATATACCAAGCTCATTGCTTCAGCCAAGATTTACTTTGCAGGGGAAGAGCGCAATCTTTCCGGTTTAGGACCTTTTCTGCAATCCACCGATCCGGTCCTGCGGAAAAGAGCCCATGAAGCGAAATATGCTTTTTTTGCAGAACATGAAGAAACTTTGGACACTATTTATGATCAGCTGGTTAAGGTTCGGACACGGATTGCCCGGAAGCTGGGTTACCCCAATTATGTGGGATTGGGCTATGCGCGGATGCTGCGTTCCGATTATGATGCACAGATGGTGGCTGATTTCCGCAAGCAGGTTCAGGAAGATATCGTACCGCTGACCTCCCGCTTGCGGGAACGGCAGCGGCAGCGCCTGGGCTTGGAAAATTTGTATTACTATGATGAAAAAACCAGCTTTAATTCAGGCAATCCCCAACCTCATGGGGAACCGGACTGGATCATCAAGCAGGGCAGAAAGATGTATGGAGAATTATCAGCGGAGACTGAGGAGTTCTTTGACTATATGGTGAGCCATGAGCTTATGGACCTGGTGACCAAAAAAGGCAAGGCTGGCGGTGGCTATTGCACTTATATCAGCGAGCATCAAGCGCCGTTTATTTTTTCCAATTTTAATGGGACTTCAGGTGATGTGGATGTCCTGACTCATGAAGCGGGTCACGCCTTCCAAGTCTATTCCAGCCGTCATCATACTCTCCCGGAATATCAGTGGCCTACCTACGAATCCTGCGAAATTCATTCGATGAGCATGGAGTTTTTCGCCTGGCCCTGGATGGAGCTTTTCTTCGCAGAAGAAGCGGATAAATATCGTTTCCAGCATCTCAGTGAAGCCCTGCTCTTTATACCCTATGGAGTGAGCGTGGATGAATTCCAGCATTTTGTTTATGAGAACCCTGACGCCACTCCTGCCCAGAGAAAAGCAGCCTGGCGTGAAATTGAGAGAAAGTTCCTTCCCCATCGGAATTATGAGGGCAACCAGTACCTTGAAAATGGCGGGTATTGGCATCAGCAGGGGCATATCTTTGGCAATCCCTTCTATTATATTGATTATACCTTAGCTCAGATTTGCGCTTTTCAATTCTGGAAGAAATCCCGTATGAATGCTCAGGAAGCCTGGCAGGATTACTTAAGACTGTGCCAAGTCGGGGGCAGTCTGTCCTTCCTGGATTTAGTGGAGCTGGGACAGTTGGTTTCCCCCTTCCAGGCAGGATGCCTTAAATCTGTGGCTGAAACCATTAACCAATGGCTTGAGCAGGTGGATGACCGGAAATTTTAG
- a CDS encoding YbaN family protein: MMKMMLIGIGTLCVVLGIIGVFLPVVPTTPFLLLAGACYMRSSPRLHKRLLASKWLGSYLKDYYENKGMTLHAKAVSISCLWLSLTISMFFVEIIGVRLLLLGIGLAVTLFLLSRKTKKSETCANPCGDVNRQKGTTKE, encoded by the coding sequence ATGATGAAAATGATGCTGATCGGAATTGGCACACTCTGCGTAGTGCTTGGCATTATCGGTGTGTTTTTGCCTGTCGTCCCCACGACTCCTTTTTTATTATTGGCGGGAGCATGCTATATGCGAAGTTCCCCAAGGCTTCATAAGAGACTGTTGGCGAGCAAATGGCTTGGCTCTTATCTTAAAGATTATTACGAAAATAAAGGGATGACGCTGCATGCCAAGGCTGTATCGATCTCCTGTTTATGGCTTTCTTTAACCATTTCGATGTTTTTTGTGGAAATAATTGGGGTGCGGCTCCTTCTCCTGGGGATTGGTCTGGCAGTTACCCTCTTTTTACTGAGCCGCAAAACCAAAAAAAGTGAAACATGTGCCAATCCCTGTGGGGACGTTAACAGGCAGAAAGGAACAACTAAAGAATGA
- a CDS encoding arsenate reductase family protein: protein MNIQIYGTRKCFDTKKAERYFKERNIKFQFIDLNEKALSKGELQSVKSSVALNELINKEGKDYKALNLDQIRGLEMREELLLTHPKLYRTPIVRNGRKATVGYQPEIWKEWE from the coding sequence TTGAATATACAGATTTATGGAACCCGAAAATGTTTTGATACCAAAAAAGCGGAGCGATATTTCAAAGAGCGGAACATAAAATTTCAATTTATCGATCTCAATGAAAAAGCTCTAAGTAAGGGTGAATTGCAGAGTGTCAAATCCTCTGTCGCCTTAAATGAGCTGATCAATAAAGAAGGCAAAGACTATAAAGCCCTCAATCTCGATCAAATCAGGGGCTTGGAGATGCGTGAAGAGCTTTTGCTGACTCATCCTAAACTCTATAGGACCCCGATTGTTCGCAATGGCAGGAAAGCAACGGTAGGTTATCAACCGGAGATCTGGAAAGAGTGGGAGTGA
- a CDS encoding viroplasmin family protein, with protein sequence MGIHKPKFYAVRAGRDKGVFSSWEECRKAIYGFSGAVYRSFPTLEEAQAWFKGETLSDPLKAEDDSLRDDRTEYDVYTDGSYVNGQYAWAYAFVKDGKVHYEDADVGKNPAAATMRNVAGEIAAALYAVKKASQLGVKIRILHDYAGIAFWATGEWKAKNEFTQAYAKLMNQYRGIYSFEKVKAHSGNEFNDYVDMKAKSALGIRD encoded by the coding sequence ATGGGAATCCACAAACCTAAATTTTACGCTGTCCGTGCCGGACGGGATAAGGGAGTATTTTCTTCCTGGGAGGAGTGCCGGAAGGCCATCTATGGTTTTTCCGGAGCGGTCTACAGATCCTTCCCTACCTTAGAAGAGGCTCAGGCCTGGTTCAAAGGGGAAACACTGAGTGATCCGCTGAAAGCAGAGGATGACTCCTTAAGAGACGATAGAACGGAATATGATGTCTACACGGACGGAAGTTACGTTAATGGTCAGTATGCCTGGGCTTATGCTTTTGTTAAAGACGGTAAAGTTCACTATGAAGATGCCGATGTGGGTAAGAACCCCGCCGCGGCGACTATGCGCAATGTAGCTGGTGAGATTGCTGCGGCCCTCTATGCCGTAAAAAAAGCCTCACAGCTTGGGGTTAAAATCCGCATTCTTCACGATTATGCAGGAATCGCTTTTTGGGCTACGGGAGAATGGAAAGCAAAAAATGAGTTTACCCAAGCTTATGCCAAGCTGATGAATCAGTATCGGGGAATTTATAGTTTTGAAAAAGTCAAGGCCCATAGCGGCAATGAATTCAATGATTATGTGGATATGAAAGCTAAGAGTGCTTTAGGTATAAGAGACTGA
- a CDS encoding response regulator transcription factor produces MNILVCDDDKEIVEAIRIYLAHEGYTIHKAFNGLQALEVIEEQTVHLVIMDIMMPQMDGIRALMKIREERNIPVIMLSAKSEDTDKIMGLNMGADDYITKPFNPLELIARVKSQLRRYVTLGSLETKTNVYQSGGLMIDDESKCVTVDGEEVKLTPVQYKILKLLTANAGRVFSIDQIYENVWNEAAFSAENTVAVHIRKIREKIEINPKEPKYLKVVWGIGYKIEKL; encoded by the coding sequence ATGAACATTTTAGTATGCGACGATGATAAGGAAATTGTCGAAGCGATAAGAATCTACTTAGCCCACGAAGGCTATACGATCCATAAAGCCTTCAATGGGCTCCAGGCCTTGGAGGTTATTGAAGAGCAGACTGTCCATCTGGTGATCATGGATATTATGATGCCCCAAATGGATGGGATCAGAGCTTTGATGAAGATTCGAGAAGAACGGAATATTCCGGTGATCATGCTCTCGGCCAAATCCGAAGATACGGACAAAATTATGGGCCTGAATATGGGTGCGGACGATTATATTACCAAACCCTTCAATCCACTGGAGCTCATCGCCCGCGTCAAATCCCAGCTGCGCAGGTATGTAACATTAGGCAGCCTGGAGACCAAGACGAATGTCTATCAATCCGGGGGGCTGATGATCGACGACGAAAGCAAATGCGTCACCGTGGACGGCGAGGAAGTTAAGCTGACCCCTGTCCAGTATAAAATTTTGAAGCTGCTGACAGCCAATGCGGGAAGGGTCTTTTCCATCGATCAGATTTACGAGAACGTTTGGAATGAAGCGGCTTTCAGTGCGGAAAATACAGTAGCTGTCCATATCCGGAAAATCCGTGAAAAAATTGAGATCAACCCGAAGGAGCCTAAATATTTAAAGGTGGTGTGGGGAATTGGATATAAAATCGAGAAGCTTTAG
- a CDS encoding amidohydrolase family protein, producing MFISCSGEKTILAVPEQGSAIIGGYWTPDSGRVKGPVQLKWEEGRVSSLCPYSDHRGRSKSSGEEDFAWQPYLLMPGFIDSHVHLALDSIDFYQCLENWHNPALMEKVIQDNLRRYLESGVVAVRDGGDLPGFAWSAKKRLEREEWQGPRVVSVREAVARQGMYGRFLGRGFSSLQDWHRIKEDFFRQGADQLKIVVTGIISFSQYRQVGTVQWSVEELKELTASAHARGILVMAHASGEEGISRVIEAGVDSIEHGYYMTSRHLRQMKAQGIAWVPTVAPIGNLLKYPTGRYSEQEIATLSEILKGHLSRIKEASDFGVRLGVGTDAGAYSVPHGSSFLDEMLWLREAGIPEEKVYCLATQENARICGLPEYGKLEVGTPLNCLQLKEL from the coding sequence ATGTTCATTTCCTGCAGTGGCGAGAAAACCATCCTGGCGGTGCCGGAACAGGGTTCGGCAATAATCGGCGGGTACTGGACCCCCGATTCAGGCAGAGTTAAAGGTCCGGTTCAATTAAAATGGGAAGAGGGCAGAGTGAGTTCCCTTTGTCCCTATTCTGACCATAGGGGACGCTCAAAATCTTCTGGAGAAGAAGATTTTGCCTGGCAGCCTTATTTGCTGATGCCCGGCTTTATCGATAGTCATGTGCATTTGGCCTTGGACAGTATTGATTTTTATCAATGTCTGGAAAACTGGCATAACCCGGCTCTGATGGAGAAGGTGATCCAGGACAATCTTCGCCGTTATTTAGAGTCGGGCGTCGTTGCCGTCCGGGATGGCGGTGATTTGCCGGGTTTCGCCTGGTCCGCCAAGAAGCGCCTGGAACGTGAAGAATGGCAAGGCCCCCGGGTAGTTTCAGTGCGGGAGGCTGTAGCCCGGCAGGGCATGTATGGACGCTTTTTGGGACGGGGCTTCTCAAGCCTGCAGGACTGGCACCGGATTAAAGAGGATTTTTTCCGGCAAGGTGCAGACCAGCTTAAAATCGTCGTCACTGGGATTATCTCCTTCAGCCAATACCGGCAGGTGGGAACGGTTCAGTGGAGTGTGGAAGAACTCAAGGAATTGACTGCCTCCGCTCATGCCAGGGGAATCCTGGTGATGGCCCACGCCAGCGGGGAAGAGGGCATCTCGAGAGTGATTGAAGCGGGAGTGGATTCCATAGAGCATGGGTATTATATGACTTCCCGGCACTTAAGACAGATGAAAGCTCAAGGAATCGCCTGGGTCCCTACGGTGGCACCCATAGGCAACCTGTTGAAATACCCCACAGGCAGGTATTCTGAGCAGGAAATAGCTACTTTGTCTGAAATATTGAAAGGCCACCTCAGCCGGATTAAGGAAGCCTCTGATTTTGGTGTGCGTTTAGGCGTCGGCACGGATGCGGGAGCCTATTCAGTGCCCCATGGCAGCTCCTTCCTGGATGAAATGCTCTGGCTGAGGGAGGCCGGAATTCCTGAAGAAAAAGTTTATTGTCTTGCTACCCAGGAGAATGCCCGCATCTGTGGGCTGCCTGAGTACGGGAAACTGGAAGTTGGCACTCCTTTAAACTGCCTTCAGCTAAAGGAGTTATAG
- a CDS encoding sensor histidine kinase codes for MDIKSRSFSHSLIAKALAFVLVIFCFTQVVTLVLNVINRSHFGVALEKSYYLGEGFINESNNIISDLRSLSRYKSEENILAGGSVSEDRLRNRIDSLYWEFQVNSDRRSTVNSNSTMNSNSAVVEENVDEGSSQKPPSTSSVTSPTQPGIYNPNLSDRENYQIFLEAYKEEIAKEKERLIQEDLYYYQTTLQRLASYKGLNYFLKAGELELTNQAELSKEEYTSYPAYMLFEGFIQNVYPQEIKENPRFYQIAPDAYVQDYPDVLYIGFEDEFLKPRIAEWQEDKEVANHALYQIAAYLAGLMASFIYLLIVWGRNSRHDQEVHLNTLDRLYNDFNILFCLGLISSWFILGFNFYQMQNAALIYPMTLAIATLGLILVLSLVKHIKNKTLLKHTLVYTIFHKLFSGIKAIYDSGSLGVKVAVLVIGYPLCIAITFFMFPITIGVAIWLSFKKVKEFKAIKEGVRRVKDGDLATMINIKGKGEFAQLAGDINSITDGLNKAVENEIKSERLKTELITNVSHDIRTPLTSIITYVDLLKTEEDPEKIKDYVEVLEQKSQRLKVLTDDLFEAAKASSGDIPVTFERIDIVSLLTQGLGEVDEKIQERGLDFKFNYPRERMWVKADGRLLWRAIENLLSNIFKYALAGSRVYIDLEDAGPGIRLTIKNISAYELNISSTELMERFKRGDESRSSQGSGLGLSIVTSLIEIQKGSFTIEVDGDLFKAMIFLYKDDSKETPLSPQ; via the coding sequence TTGGATATAAAATCGAGAAGCTTTAGCCATTCACTGATTGCCAAAGCTTTAGCTTTTGTGTTGGTGATCTTTTGCTTTACTCAAGTCGTTACTTTAGTGCTCAATGTCATCAATCGCAGCCACTTTGGGGTAGCTTTGGAAAAAAGCTATTATCTGGGCGAAGGCTTCATTAATGAAAGCAATAATATTATCAGCGACCTAAGGTCACTCAGCAGATATAAGAGTGAGGAAAATATTTTAGCCGGAGGAAGTGTTTCAGAGGATAGACTTAGAAATAGAATTGACAGCCTCTATTGGGAGTTTCAGGTAAACAGCGACAGAAGATCAACAGTGAATAGCAACTCAACAATGAACAGTAACTCAGCAGTAGTCGAGGAAAATGTAGACGAGGGCTCTTCCCAAAAGCCTCCTTCCACTTCCAGCGTTACCAGTCCGACGCAGCCAGGCATTTATAATCCCAATCTATCCGACAGGGAAAATTATCAGATTTTCCTGGAAGCTTATAAAGAAGAGATAGCAAAAGAAAAAGAACGTCTGATTCAAGAAGATCTTTATTATTACCAAACGACTTTACAACGGTTGGCAAGCTATAAGGGGCTGAATTATTTCCTAAAAGCCGGGGAGCTGGAGCTGACCAATCAGGCAGAGTTGTCGAAAGAAGAGTATACTTCTTATCCCGCCTATATGCTGTTTGAAGGGTTTATCCAGAACGTCTATCCCCAGGAGATCAAAGAGAATCCGCGTTTTTATCAGATTGCTCCTGACGCTTATGTACAGGATTATCCGGATGTTTTGTATATTGGTTTTGAGGATGAGTTTTTAAAGCCTCGGATTGCCGAGTGGCAGGAAGACAAAGAAGTTGCTAATCATGCCCTTTATCAGATAGCAGCTTATCTGGCAGGACTGATGGCTTCCTTTATCTATCTCCTGATCGTCTGGGGAAGAAACTCAAGACATGACCAGGAAGTCCATCTCAATACCCTGGATCGTCTCTACAATGATTTTAATATCTTATTTTGTTTAGGCTTGATTTCTTCCTGGTTTATACTGGGTTTCAATTTTTATCAAATGCAAAATGCTGCCCTTATCTATCCCATGACTCTGGCCATAGCAACCTTGGGGCTGATCCTGGTCTTATCCCTGGTTAAGCATATTAAGAATAAGACCCTCCTCAAACACACTCTGGTTTATACGATTTTCCATAAGCTTTTTTCCGGTATCAAAGCCATCTATGACAGCGGCAGTCTGGGAGTGAAAGTGGCTGTCCTTGTCATTGGCTACCCTTTATGTATTGCCATAACCTTTTTCATGTTCCCCATTACCATTGGTGTGGCCATATGGTTATCCTTTAAGAAAGTCAAGGAATTCAAGGCCATTAAAGAAGGAGTCAGGCGGGTTAAGGATGGGGATCTGGCGACGATGATTAACATCAAGGGCAAGGGAGAGTTCGCTCAACTGGCTGGGGATATCAACAGTATAACCGACGGCTTAAATAAGGCCGTGGAAAATGAGATTAAAAGCGAACGCTTAAAAACAGAATTGATCACTAACGTTTCCCATGATATCCGCACTCCCTTAACCTCCATCATTACCTATGTTGACTTATTAAAAACGGAAGAAGACCCGGAAAAGATCAAAGACTATGTGGAAGTTCTCGAGCAAAAATCACAGCGCCTTAAAGTGTTGACCGATGACCTCTTTGAAGCCGCCAAGGCCTCCAGTGGGGATATTCCGGTGACCTTTGAGAGAATAGATATTGTATCCCTGCTGACTCAGGGCTTAGGAGAAGTGGATGAGAAAATCCAGGAACGGGGATTGGATTTTAAATTCAATTACCCTCGGGAAAGAATGTGGGTCAAGGCTGACGGGAGACTTCTTTGGCGAGCCATTGAAAATCTTTTGTCCAATATTTTTAAGTATGCCTTGGCAGGCTCACGAGTGTATATCGATCTGGAGGATGCGGGTCCGGGAATAAGATTAACTATTAAAAATATCTCAGCCTATGAATTGAATATATCTTCCACTGAGTTGATGGAGCGCTTTAAGCGCGGCGATGAATCCAGAAGCAGCCAGGGAAGCGGGTTGGGCTTATCCATTGTCACCAGTCTGATTGAAATCCAAAAGGGGAGCTTTACCATTGAAGTGGATGGGGATCTCTTTAAAGCGATGATCTTTTTGTACAAAGATGATAGTAAGGAAACCCCATTATCTCCCCAATAG
- a CDS encoding PaaI family thioesterase: MANLEALGSSNIWKYLGMTIVTNEQGKKGVKITTTDKFKQAHGSVHGGIIATVIDTAMGVAVNEAIGPDRYAVTVELKVNYLLPVVDSDIYAYAHLVKEGKRLFMGTVNVYDEDGKLVAIGSATFSMITRRKEQL, translated from the coding sequence ATGGCAAACTTAGAAGCTTTAGGTTCCAGCAATATCTGGAAATATCTTGGTATGACGATCGTTACCAATGAGCAGGGGAAAAAAGGTGTTAAGATCACCACTACGGACAAGTTTAAACAAGCTCATGGCAGTGTCCATGGCGGCATCATCGCTACAGTGATCGATACGGCTATGGGGGTAGCCGTCAATGAAGCGATCGGTCCGGATCGCTATGCGGTGACGGTGGAGTTGAAGGTCAATTATCTTCTGCCTGTTGTAGACTCAGATATTTATGCTTATGCGCACCTTGTCAAGGAAGGCAAACGGCTTTTTATGGGGACGGTTAATGTCTATGATGAGGATGGTAAACTGGTGGCTATCGGCTCTGCGACCTTTTCCATGATTACCAGGCGCAAGGAGCAACTTTAA